Proteins encoded by one window of Asterias rubens chromosome 18, eAstRub1.3, whole genome shotgun sequence:
- the LOC117302668 gene encoding adenosine receptor A2a-like — MSSLNSANSSSVNDDVTVTISETTYYVIEIIFALFALSGNFIVIITYLLEPRLRNTLSNIYLISLAVSDFCMGAIAIPIILIALQGIPRSFPACLFLLSILVMIDMASVFALLAMTLDRYYSISRPLRYCVIVTKSRAVAGALLAWFVAFLFIVPMLAGWHNGPPSQPQCFFLEVVSLQYMTFLFFAAILAPFFLMCFVYIQIYFIIRKQLKQMRVVHDIGNRLRIQQSSAAANEDQIRTAQRMQQPSTNAVTRDNQNF, encoded by the exons ATGTCTTCGTTAAACTCCGCAAATTCTTCATCCGTAAACGATGACGTCACTGTTACCATATCCGAGACAACCTACTACGTCATAGAGATCATCTTTGCTCTGTTTGCTTTATCAGGAAATTTCATCGTTATCATAACGTACTTACTGGAGCCCCGATTACGCAACACGCTCTCCAACATTTACCTGATTTCGCTCGCTGTGAGTGATTTCTGCATGGGAGCCATTGCTATTCCAATCATCCTGATCGCCCTACAAGGAATCCCTCGATCTTTCCCAGCTTGTCTCTTTCTACTTTCTATATTAGTTATGATCGATATGGCGTCGGTGTTTGCTCTTTTGGCAATGACATTGGACAGGTATTACTCCATAAGCAGGCCGTTACGTTACTGCGTGATTGTCACAAAGTCACGCGCCGTAGCGGGCGCACTCCTAGCCTGGTTTGTTGCTTTCTTGTTCATAGTTCCCATGCTGGCTGGTTGGCACAACGGACCCCCTTCCCAGCCTCAATGCTTCTTTCTAGAAGTTGTCAGCCTACAGTACATGACATTTCTCTTCTTCGCGGCCATCTTGGCGCCATTTTTCCTGATGTGTTTTGTGTACATCCAGATTTACTTCATCATACGGAAACAG CTCAAACAGATGAGGGTAGTTCACGACATCGGCAATCGTCTCCGCATCCAACAGTCGTCGGCTGCCGCCAATGAGGATCAAATTCGCACGGCACAACGCATGCAACAGCCGTCGACGAATGCCGTCACGCGGGATAACCAAA ATTTCTGA
- the LOC117302669 gene encoding monocarboxylate transporter 12-like, with translation MAKCRQKNDCCSWKLIVVFASFSNCLLIVGVNHCTGILFASFQNEFRSTTAETAVISSIMTSLSFFGSTIGGALGNALGCRITAMIGGLCTLIGMIGGALTSNIYSFYVTSVVIGLGTGILFTPSIVVLAQYFNKGYALACGFRSCGVGVGMIVYGPLVQTLLDTYGWRGTIIIMGAILANTIAAGAIFRPVKPHHKVQEQQEMTKLNSRTVEKSPKSKKNCLATAIVKLFRLNLLRSSYRFCVVCFAHCTYVTAYYCFSIYLVSFATSLGILNTDAAFLFSISGITSIVGRLLCGVICGKLSAQMIYQLTMLVCGGSILITLLGTYTYFVLSAAILGFALGFYQTIVLVVVRDFVGVDNFGSAVGMYSLLSGVAGLLGPILAGALYDVNGSYFVLFAIFGGLFFLGFLPTLLFPYLKRIEPGIADNIVDK, from the exons ATGGCAAAATGTCGTCAAAAAAACGATTGTTGCAGTTGGAAGCTGATCGTAGTCTTCGCCTCGTTCAGTAACTGCCTTCTCATAGTTGGAGTAAACCACTGCACGGGAATACTCTTTGCGAGTTTCCAGAACGAGTTTAGGAGCACCACAGCGGAGACTGCGGTAATCTCTAGTATTATGACGTCGTTGTCATTCTTCGGAT cTACCATTGGTGGTGCTTTGGGGAACGCTCTGGGCTGCCGTATCACCGCAATGATTGGTGGACTCTGCACCCTAATTGGCATGATAGGGGGCGCCCTTACCAGCAATATTTACTCGTTTTACGTCACAAGTGTTGTCATAG GACTTGGCACTGGGATTCTCTtcacgccctctattgtcgtcCTTGCTCAATACTTTAATAAAGGTTACGCTCTTGCCTGTGGGTTTAGAAGCTGTGGCGTAGGAGTAGGAATGATTGTATACGGCCCATTGGTGCAAACTCTATTGGATACTTACGGTTGGAGAGGTACCATTATTATCATGGGTGCTATTTTAGCTAATACGATTGCAGCTGGGGCGATCTTTCGCCCCGTAAAACCTCACCACAAAGTCCAGGAACAACAAGAGATGACCAAGCTAAACAGCAGAACGGTTGAAAAGTCTCCAAAGTCAAAGAAAAATTGTCTTGCTACAGCTATTGTGAAGTTATTTCGGCTGAATTTGTTACGTTCGAGTTACCGCTTTTGCGTAGTTTGTTTCGCACACTGCACCTACGTCACTGCGTATTACTGCTTCTCAATTTACCTCGTCTCGTTTGCTACGTCATTGGGTATCCTAAACACAGATGCAGCATTCCTGTTTAGTATTTCGGGTATCACCAGCATTGTTGGGCGTCTGCTATGTGGAGTTATATGCGGAAAGTTATCTGCCCAAATGATCTACCAACTTACTATGCTCGTCTGTGGAGGTTCGATTCTCATAACTCTACTTGGTACATACACGTACTTTGTGCTATCAGCGGCCATTTTGGGATTCGCACTTGGGTTTTATCAGACCATTGTTTTGGTAGTAGTGCGTGACTTTGTAGGAGTGGATAACTTTGGATCCGCAGTTGGGATGTATTCTCTATTGAGCGGTGTAGCTGGCTTGCTTGGTCCTATACTGGCAG GCGCCCTCTACGATGTGAATGGGAGCTACTTCGTCCTTTTTGCTATCTTCGGTGGATTATTTTTCCTGGGATTCCTACCGACTCTCTTGTTTCCTTATCTAAAGAGGATTGAGCCAGGAATTGCCGATAACATCGTGGACAAATAA
- the LOC117302762 gene encoding proton-coupled folate transporter-like isoform X2: MDQASNPSRRFATPSLAVYIYAFIVGAQQGALGSASLQAIEFLVSFELGYEGKNKTSGGPCSGEQANTTGSDEANALIQEQTSSVAFVGAMLGGLPALLVVIVLSTWSDGARSYRQLRFVAVLPCIGMTLYMAVYVVVLALRLSPWLTLLASTFMALGGGVYLQFAMMTKYLIYVNAERERAVYIIYLQILSFSAQGFSQLGTGYLIEGAGFITPFVILFFICLGTTVFVAIYPPIIEAKPTTDDQPKRGGVLTMCRDILAVFRDPDTGECNTILALYCVSLLIYMMLTIYFLILVQIYVLGTPFCWSPSLIGYFGVAKLVSCATVVLFGCFRILPGAVITASVSKHAKKQHFGSLFGVTMAIESLASSLAPIIFGSIYTLTVADDPQFVFKLMAGLAVIPSTLIMCIQCWNMTSGVANYTEYKEGALLASSGLKK; this comes from the exons ATGGACCAGGCATCAAATCCTTCAAGACGGTTCGCCACACCATCACTAGCCGTTTATATCTACGCGTTTATCGTGGGAGCTCAGCAAGGAGCGTTGGGTTCAGCATCACTTCAAGCAATTGAGTTTTTGGTCTCATTTGAGCTGGGGTATGAAGGCAAGAATAAAACATCGGGTGGGCCATGCTCCGGCGAGCAAGCCAACACCACCGGGAGTGACGAGGCCAACGCGTTAATTCAAGAACAGACATCTTCTGTTGCCTTCGTTGGGGCCATGCTAGGTGGCCTACCAGCGCTGTTAGTTGTTATTGTGCTTTCGACGTGGAGTGATGGCGCCCGTAGTTACAGACAGCTACGATTTGTGGCCGTTTTACCATGCATTGGAATGACCCTTTATATGGCCGTATATGTTGTCGTTTTGGCGTTAAGACTATCGCCGTGGTTAACTCTTCTAGCATCCACTTTTATGGCGCTGGGAGGAGGGGTCTATCTCCAATTTGCGATGATGACAAAGTATTTAATTTATGTAAATGCGGAAAGAGAGCGAGCAGTGTACATTATTTATCTGCAAATTTTGAGCTTCTCTGCGCAGGGTTTTTCACAGCTTGGCACCGGATATTTAATAGAGGGCGCTGGCTTCATAACTCCTTTCGTCATCCTCTTTTTCATTTGTCTTGGAACTACTGTCTTTGTTGCTATTTATCCACCGATAATAGAG GCAAAGCCCACCACAGACGATCAACCCAAACGAGGAGGCGTGCTCACAATGTGTAGGGATATTCTGGCAGTGTTCAGGGATCCTGATACTGGAGAATGCAACACCATTCTTGCGTTGTACTGTGTAAGCCTTCTCATTTACATGATGTTGACCATCTACTTCTTAATCTTGGTGCAAATCTATGTGTTGGGAACGCCCTTCTGTTGGTCACCATCTCTAATTGGTTACTTTGGTGTAGCGAAACTAGTGTCATGTGCCACAG TTGTTCTTTTTGGCTGTTTTCGTATTTTACCGGGTGCAGTCATTACAGCCAGTGTGTCCAAACATGCAAAGAAACAACATTTCG GGAGCTTGTTTGGCGTGACTATGGCCATAGAAAGTCTGGCAAGTTCATTAGCTCCCATTATATTCGGCTCTATCTACACACTGACTGTTGCTGATGATCcgcagtttgtttttaaactaatGGCTGGCCTCGCGGTGATACCATCCACTCTCATCAT gTGCATACAATGCTGGAATATGACTTCGGGTGTGGCCAACTACACCGAGTAcaaagagggcgccctactagCTAGCTCGGGTCTGAAGAAATGA
- the LOC117302762 gene encoding proton-coupled folate transporter-like isoform X1, with protein MDQASNPSRRFATPSLAVYIYAFIVGAQQGALGSASLQAIEFLVSFELGYEGKNKTSGGPCSGEQANTTGSDEANALIQEQTSSVAFVGAMLGGLPALLVVIVLSTWSDGARSYRQLRFVAVLPCIGMTLYMAVYVVVLALRLSPWLTLLASTFMALGGGVYLQFAMMTKYLIYVNAERERAVYIIYLQILSFSAQGFSQLGTGYLIEGAGFITPFVILFFICLGTTVFVAIYPPIIEAKPTTDDQPKRGGVLTMCRDILAVFRDPDTGECNTILALYCVSLLIYMMLTIYFLILVQIYVLGTPFCWSPSLIGYFGVAKLVSCATGLLVGAKVLKRYFDDDMIIQIGILSMLLSTVIPIYARTDAGLFLIVLFGCFRILPGAVITASVSKHAKKQHFGSLFGVTMAIESLASSLAPIIFGSIYTLTVADDPQFVFKLMAGLAVIPSTLIMCIQCWNMTSGVANYTEYKEGALLASSGLKK; from the exons ATGGACCAGGCATCAAATCCTTCAAGACGGTTCGCCACACCATCACTAGCCGTTTATATCTACGCGTTTATCGTGGGAGCTCAGCAAGGAGCGTTGGGTTCAGCATCACTTCAAGCAATTGAGTTTTTGGTCTCATTTGAGCTGGGGTATGAAGGCAAGAATAAAACATCGGGTGGGCCATGCTCCGGCGAGCAAGCCAACACCACCGGGAGTGACGAGGCCAACGCGTTAATTCAAGAACAGACATCTTCTGTTGCCTTCGTTGGGGCCATGCTAGGTGGCCTACCAGCGCTGTTAGTTGTTATTGTGCTTTCGACGTGGAGTGATGGCGCCCGTAGTTACAGACAGCTACGATTTGTGGCCGTTTTACCATGCATTGGAATGACCCTTTATATGGCCGTATATGTTGTCGTTTTGGCGTTAAGACTATCGCCGTGGTTAACTCTTCTAGCATCCACTTTTATGGCGCTGGGAGGAGGGGTCTATCTCCAATTTGCGATGATGACAAAGTATTTAATTTATGTAAATGCGGAAAGAGAGCGAGCAGTGTACATTATTTATCTGCAAATTTTGAGCTTCTCTGCGCAGGGTTTTTCACAGCTTGGCACCGGATATTTAATAGAGGGCGCTGGCTTCATAACTCCTTTCGTCATCCTCTTTTTCATTTGTCTTGGAACTACTGTCTTTGTTGCTATTTATCCACCGATAATAGAG GCAAAGCCCACCACAGACGATCAACCCAAACGAGGAGGCGTGCTCACAATGTGTAGGGATATTCTGGCAGTGTTCAGGGATCCTGATACTGGAGAATGCAACACCATTCTTGCGTTGTACTGTGTAAGCCTTCTCATTTACATGATGTTGACCATCTACTTCTTAATCTTGGTGCAAATCTATGTGTTGGGAACGCCCTTCTGTTGGTCACCATCTCTAATTGGTTACTTTGGTGTAGCGAAACTAGTGTCATGTGCCACAG GTCTGTTGGTTGGAGCCAAGGTCCTGAAGAGATATTTTGACGACGACATGATAATCCAGATCGGTATCTTGTCGATGCTGCTCAGCACTGTTATACCGATCTATGCTCGAACGGATGCCGGATTATTTCTAA TTGTTCTTTTTGGCTGTTTTCGTATTTTACCGGGTGCAGTCATTACAGCCAGTGTGTCCAAACATGCAAAGAAACAACATTTCG GGAGCTTGTTTGGCGTGACTATGGCCATAGAAAGTCTGGCAAGTTCATTAGCTCCCATTATATTCGGCTCTATCTACACACTGACTGTTGCTGATGATCcgcagtttgtttttaaactaatGGCTGGCCTCGCGGTGATACCATCCACTCTCATCAT gTGCATACAATGCTGGAATATGACTTCGGGTGTGGCCAACTACACCGAGTAcaaagagggcgccctactagCTAGCTCGGGTCTGAAGAAATGA
- the LOC117302183 gene encoding proton-coupled folate transporter-like isoform X2 — translation MDQASNPSRRFATPSLAVYIYAFIVGAQQGAFGSASLQAIEFLVSFELGYEGKNKTSGGPCSGEQANTTGSDEANALIQEQTSSVAFVGGMLGGLPALLVVIVLSTWSDGARSYRQLRFVAVLPCIGMTLYMAVYVVVLALRLSPWLTLLASTFMALGGGVYLQFAMMTKYLIYVNAERERAVYIIYLQILSFSAQGFSQLGTGYLIEGAGLITPFVILFFICLGTTVFVAIYPPIIEAKPTTDDQPKRGGVLTMCRDILAVFRDPDTGECNTILALYCVSLLIYTMLTIYFLILVQIYVLGTPFCWSPSLIGYFGVAKLVSCATVVLFGCFRILPGAVITASVSKHAKKQHFGSLFGVTMAIESLACSLAPIIFGSIYTMTVADDPQFVFKLMAGLAVIPSTLIMCIQCWNMTSGVANYTEYKEGALLASSGLKK, via the exons ATGGACCAGGCATCAAATCCTTCAAGACGGTTCGCCACACCATCACTAGCCGTTTATATCTACGCGTTTATCGTGGGAGCTCAGCAAGGAGCGTTTGGTTCAGCATCACTTCAAGCAATTGAGTTTTTGGTCTCATTTGAGCTGGGGTATGAAGGCAAGAATAAAACATCGGGTGGGCCATGCTCCGGCGAGCAAGCCAACACCACCGGGAGTGACGAGGCCAACGCGTTAATTCAAGAACAGACATCTTCTGTTGCCTTCGTTGGGGGCATGCTAGGTGGCCTACCAGCGCTGTTAGTTGTTATTGTGCTTTCGACGTGGAGTGATGGCGCCCGTAGTTACAGACAGCTACGATTTGTGGCCGTTTTACCATGCATTGGAATGACCCTTTATATGGCCGTATATGTTGTCGTTTTGGCGTTAAGACTATCGCCGTGGTTAACTCTTCTAGCATCCACTTTTATGGCGCTGGGAGGAGGGGTCTATCTCCAATTTGCGATGATGACAAAGTATTTAATTTATGTAAATGCGGAAAGAGAGCGAGCAGTGTACATTATTTATCTGCAAATTTTGAGCTTCTCTGCGCAGGGATTTTCACAGCTTGGCACCGGATATTTAATAGAGGGCGCTGGCTTAATAACTCCTTTCGTCATCCTCTTTTTCATTTGTCTTGGAACTACTGTCTTTGTTGCTATTTATCCACCGATAATAGAG GCAAAGCCCACCACAGACGATCAACCCAAACGAGGAGGCGTGCTCACAATGTGTAGGGATATTCTGGCAGTGTTCAGGGATCCTGATACTGGAGAATGCAACACCATTCTTGCGTTGTACTGTGTAAGCCTTCTCATTTACACGATGTTGACCATCTACTTCTTAATCTTGGTGCAAATCTATGTGTTGGGAACGCCCTTCTGTTGGTCACCATCTCTAATTGGTTACTTTGGTGTAGCGAAACTAGTGTCATGTGCCACAG TTGTTCTTTTTGGCTGTTTTCGTATTTTACCGGGTGCAGTCATTACAGCCAGTGTGTCCAAACATGCAAAGAAACAACATTTCG GGAGCTTGTTTGGCGTGACTATGGCCATAGAAAGTCTGGCATGTTCATTAGCTCCCATTATATTCGGCTCTATCTACACAATGACTGTTGCTGATGATCcgcagtttgtttttaaactaatGGCTGGCCTCGCGGTGATACCATCCACTCTCATCAT gTGCATACAATGCTGGAATATGACTTCGGGTGTGGCCAACTACACAGAGTAcaaagagggcgccctactagCTAGCTCGGGTCTAAAGAAATGA
- the LOC117302183 gene encoding proton-coupled folate transporter-like isoform X1 encodes MDQASNPSRRFATPSLAVYIYAFIVGAQQGAFGSASLQAIEFLVSFELGYEGKNKTSGGPCSGEQANTTGSDEANALIQEQTSSVAFVGGMLGGLPALLVVIVLSTWSDGARSYRQLRFVAVLPCIGMTLYMAVYVVVLALRLSPWLTLLASTFMALGGGVYLQFAMMTKYLIYVNAERERAVYIIYLQILSFSAQGFSQLGTGYLIEGAGLITPFVILFFICLGTTVFVAIYPPIIEAKPTTDDQPKRGGVLTMCRDILAVFRDPDTGECNTILALYCVSLLIYTMLTIYFLILVQIYVLGTPFCWSPSLIGYFGVAKLVSCATGLLVGATVLKRYFDDDMIIQIGILSMLLSTVIPIYARTDAGLFLIVLFGCFRILPGAVITASVSKHAKKQHFGSLFGVTMAIESLACSLAPIIFGSIYTMTVADDPQFVFKLMAGLAVIPSTLIMCIQCWNMTSGVANYTEYKEGALLASSGLKK; translated from the exons ATGGACCAGGCATCAAATCCTTCAAGACGGTTCGCCACACCATCACTAGCCGTTTATATCTACGCGTTTATCGTGGGAGCTCAGCAAGGAGCGTTTGGTTCAGCATCACTTCAAGCAATTGAGTTTTTGGTCTCATTTGAGCTGGGGTATGAAGGCAAGAATAAAACATCGGGTGGGCCATGCTCCGGCGAGCAAGCCAACACCACCGGGAGTGACGAGGCCAACGCGTTAATTCAAGAACAGACATCTTCTGTTGCCTTCGTTGGGGGCATGCTAGGTGGCCTACCAGCGCTGTTAGTTGTTATTGTGCTTTCGACGTGGAGTGATGGCGCCCGTAGTTACAGACAGCTACGATTTGTGGCCGTTTTACCATGCATTGGAATGACCCTTTATATGGCCGTATATGTTGTCGTTTTGGCGTTAAGACTATCGCCGTGGTTAACTCTTCTAGCATCCACTTTTATGGCGCTGGGAGGAGGGGTCTATCTCCAATTTGCGATGATGACAAAGTATTTAATTTATGTAAATGCGGAAAGAGAGCGAGCAGTGTACATTATTTATCTGCAAATTTTGAGCTTCTCTGCGCAGGGATTTTCACAGCTTGGCACCGGATATTTAATAGAGGGCGCTGGCTTAATAACTCCTTTCGTCATCCTCTTTTTCATTTGTCTTGGAACTACTGTCTTTGTTGCTATTTATCCACCGATAATAGAG GCAAAGCCCACCACAGACGATCAACCCAAACGAGGAGGCGTGCTCACAATGTGTAGGGATATTCTGGCAGTGTTCAGGGATCCTGATACTGGAGAATGCAACACCATTCTTGCGTTGTACTGTGTAAGCCTTCTCATTTACACGATGTTGACCATCTACTTCTTAATCTTGGTGCAAATCTATGTGTTGGGAACGCCCTTCTGTTGGTCACCATCTCTAATTGGTTACTTTGGTGTAGCGAAACTAGTGTCATGTGCCACAG GTCTGTTGGTTGGAGCCACGGTCCTGAAGAGATATTTTGACGACGACATGATAATCCAGATCGGCATCTTGTCGATGCTGCTCAGCACTGTTATACCGATCTATGCTCGAACGGATGCCGGATTATTTCTAA TTGTTCTTTTTGGCTGTTTTCGTATTTTACCGGGTGCAGTCATTACAGCCAGTGTGTCCAAACATGCAAAGAAACAACATTTCG GGAGCTTGTTTGGCGTGACTATGGCCATAGAAAGTCTGGCATGTTCATTAGCTCCCATTATATTCGGCTCTATCTACACAATGACTGTTGCTGATGATCcgcagtttgtttttaaactaatGGCTGGCCTCGCGGTGATACCATCCACTCTCATCAT gTGCATACAATGCTGGAATATGACTTCGGGTGTGGCCAACTACACAGAGTAcaaagagggcgccctactagCTAGCTCGGGTCTAAAGAAATGA